The proteins below are encoded in one region of Helianthus annuus cultivar XRQ/B chromosome 2, HanXRQr2.0-SUNRISE, whole genome shotgun sequence:
- the LOC110926628 gene encoding probable disease resistance protein At1g62630 yields the protein MEQFLYDQAVAPVVKLITRHITKHLGYVFCSTKHVTGMKAKLEDLVAKSTDVINRKNRNEINDKEIPARVEPWLGEVEKVKDKVQSIPNDDIGCIHMINRYRAGRKASEATMRIQELISENSEFAWTDAPLATGRATSSTTSTPLSSLPGGDDFKSRDVPFNNALKLLEQDDNNSQVIALCGMGGVGKTTMMEQLKKVAEDKKMFDFFVKVTLGRNPNMLSIQNDIAICIGGEDIRQATVKADRLRRKFEIMLQDGKKKILVILDDVWEKVDIKDIGLTSPLPKGVKLLLTSRYSNICTQIAADAFTLPQVVQVNVLSDEEAQKFFSEYTGVSKEHDQSLFQIGCDIVKKCGNLPLAIKIIGTTLKSQENYVWRDTLNRLKNHDLDDNVQEMIRISYEYIKKDEDKEIFLHCGLFPEDSDIQIEDLVRHGWGLKLFKNVSTLSEARDRTNTCVRNLVNANLLMDSERLGCVKLHDLVLAFVLARVSEGDFAWIVNHGDVSTWGRDEMNESCIRISLTCMGMSEFPRDFKYPDLSFIQLMDGDQSLKFPEDFYASMENLKVIAFL from the coding sequence ATGGAGCAGTTTTTATATGACCAAGCCGTTGCTCCTGTTGTGAAATTAATTACACGTCATATCACGAAACACCTAGGATATGTGTTTTGCTCTACAAAACATGTTACGGGCATGAAAGCTAAATTGGAAGATTTGGTGGCTAAAAGCACTGATGTTATAAACCGCAAGAACAGAAATGAAATAAATGATAAGGAGATACCTGCTCGTGTAGAGCCTTGGTTGGGAGAGGTTGAGAAGGTCAAGGATAAAGTCCAAAGCATCCCAAATGATGACATTGGATGTATACACATGATTAATAGGTACCGAGCCGGAAGAAAGGCTTCCGAGGCTACTATGAGAATCCAAGAACTTATTTCAGAAAATTCTGAGTTTGCTTGGACCGATGCCCCATTGGCTACTGGAAGAGCCACATCCTCCACCACTTCTACACCGTTATCATCGTTACCGGGTGGAGATGACTTCAAGTCCAGAGACGTGCCGTTCAACAATGCATTGAAGCTCCTTGAACAAGACGATAACAATAGTCAAGTGATAGCCTTGTGTGGAATGGGTGGTGTAGGAAAAACCACCATGATGGAACAACTTAAAAAAGTTGCAGAAGACAAGAAGATGTTTGATTTCTTTGTGAAAGTTACTCTTGGGAGAAATCCTAACATGCTTTCTATTCAGAATGATATAGCCATATGCATAGGAGGTGAAGATATACGTCAAGCGACTGTAAAGGCAGATAGACTTCGTAGAAAATTTGAAATAATGTTACAAGACGGTAAAAAAAAGATTCTAGTTATATTAGATGATGTGTGGGAGAAGGTTGACATCAAGGATATTGGACTAACAAGTCCTTTACCGAAAGGGGTCAAGTTGTTGTTGACATCAAGATACTCAAATATTTGCACACAAATTGCGGCTGATGCTTTTACCCTTCCTCAAGTAGTCCAAGTCAATGTGTTGTCAGATGAGGAAGCACAAAAGTTCTTTTCTGAATATACTGGAGTTTCTAAAGAACATGATCAAAGTCTGTTTCAAATAGGATGCGATATTGTCAAAAAATGTGGTAATTTGCCACTTGCCATCAAGATCATTGGCACAACCCTTAAATCTCAAGAAAATTATGTGTGGAGGGATACACTTAACCGTCTAAAGAATCATGATCTTGATGATAATGTTCAAGAAATGATCAGAATTAGCTATGAGTATATAAAAAAAGATGAGGATAAAGAGATTTTTCTGCATTGTGGCTTGTTTCCCGAGGACTCTGATATTCAAATAGAGGATCTGGTTAGACATGGATGGGGCCTAAAGTTGTTTAAAAATGTTTCCACTTTGAGTGAGGCTCGAGACAGGACAAATACATGTGTGCGCAATCTCGTAAACGCTAATTTGTTGATGGACAGTGAACGGCTTGGATGTGTTAAATTGCACGATCTTGTACTTGCTTTTGTGTTAGCAAGAGTTTCCGAAGGTGATTTTGCTTGGATTGTAAACCATGGCGATGTGTCCACGTGGGGTAGAGACGAAATGAATGAATCTTGCATAAGAATTTCATTAACATGCATGGGTATGTCGGAGTTTCCGCGAGACTTCAAGTACCCAGACCTCTCTTTTATACAACTTATGGACGGGGATCAGTCGCTCAAGTTTCCGGAAGATTTTTATGCAAGTATGGAAAATCTCAAAGTCATTGCATTTTTATGA